Within Trichoderma atroviride chromosome 2, complete sequence, the genomic segment TGACGAGCAGATCAAGACCAGAGCTCAGGAATTGATGTAATCCTTCTGTATCGTCGGCCGAGAACCATTTGCTAGGGAAGACTCCTTCTGGATCGCCGAGGCCTGCTGGTGTATATGTTTCATCCTTACGCGACTCAGGAGTATGACGTGGATGTAGATTACACGCATGGATATCCATGCCCAGTGCTTTCACGACACGAGCAATCTGACGACCGATGGCGCCGTAACCAAAGATACCACTATAGATCAAGTTAGACTCGTTGCTTTGTACATATTGATGGTAATAGCTGAGTTAATCTCACACTCGCTGTCCAACTGCATCATCTACCGGATCGTCCAACTTGTGCCACGTTTTCTGGCGCTGAAAGTCGATGTATTGGGGAACTATAAAACCAGTCAGACATCTATCAAGCCACGGATCTGTTGAGACATGTTTTACTTTGATGTTGGAAAGCTAGAAATGTGGTTACTACCCATTCAGCTATCTGCGGTCTTGACAGCGGGTTAGCATTCAATACTTCAGTCAACTCGCGAGAAAACGTACCCATGCACACCGCTAGCCGTACAAAGAGCAACATCTGTGCTACTGAACAGAGGGTTTTGGAGAATATGATTTGCTCCGGCGCTTTGGATTTGAACATACTCCAACTTTGGAGCGATATGTGCTGCAGGTAAAGCATTTCCAGTAACGAGGATAGTAACGTCTTTCCACTCTTTCTCTGGAAACTTCTCTTCAAATGCTGGCGTATTCCATATACACCCTTCAACGGTGACTATTTCCAGGCCTGAAAATAGTTGTTTAAGCTCTGAAATCCACTCAGGCTGGAATGTATTCTTGAGGAGTATTTTTGGTGGCCCAGTCACTCCGAGGAGCACAAGCAATTTGTGGCCATTGAGGGCTTTATTTGCGGCAGCGGCCATAATTGGCTTCTTTGACTTGATTTCGAAGTCTCTGCCGTAATTAGATTTTGCTGTGGCAATATAGGTAGTATCAAATTTTGGAGTACCTACTTAATGGCCGTACCGCTGTTTCAGGGCCGAGATTATACAAGAGGGATTGAGAACGGTGGAACACTACATATGTAGGGCCTCCGTAACTTAGATAGCGCGCCAAATCCGCTACTCGGAAAAACACCAGTATCTGACCTTTGGCCTATATTATGTCAGCAGTACTACGAAGCTTTCGTCTCGCAATATTAGCTTGCTATTGTCAAAGTAAAAGTGGGCATGTTAATTTCACTGGTGACAATGAGTTTTACCAAGGTGACAGTGACGCAGTTTAAGCAGCCGTGATAGGTTAAGGACGTTAATTTATACCAACAGGATTTCAAGACTATTCGACTGCTAGCAAAATCCATAACCGATTCCATGGTTTTGTCTTCCAGAAACTGGAGCTAGGAGAATTACCGGCGTTCGTTGTATGGAACAACAGAGATTAAAGCTGGTACTGTTAATGcataaatatttttttttacctaaTTCTTCAATAGACTGCGTTTGGCTAGATAAGAAGTAGAAGACTGCATGGCTTTCAACAGCTGATAGCCTAGCTTTGCAATTCTATGTAATTCTAAGCCTTTATCGGCAACAGATCATTGACGCCTCATGACAGCCCTCAATATGCTTTTATATCGGATTTATCTGCTCTGCTTTAGATTCAAATCCTTCATTGCAAACATTGCAAAAAATGGCACCGACAATACTGCCAACGCTACAATGAGAAGGACGTGCATAACTTCCGTGTAACTCTTATCAATAGCCATCCTTTCCGGACTTCCGGGAGAATATGATGAGGCCACTATGAAGGAATTCTTTATCTCAGTAGCCGCCGACTGCGCTGCAGCCGGAAGGTTAACGCGTAGCcgtgggaggaggagagcggTCCAGATGATGCCGGATAAAGCGTTGCCAATAGCTCCTCCAATGGCCCCGGAAACTTCGTACAAAGTTGTCACCGAAGCCACGTCTATACAAGAAGATTCAAGATTCATCAATTAGTGATTCATGTATTTTCGGCAAATACTGAGAGAGTTTCCATACCTTCATTCGCTGTTACCGCTTGAACAGCGGTTTGTGCAATAATGGAGATCATCCCTGTCCCAGCTCCTGATATCAGCTGGCCAAATATTATCTGAACGATGCTTGCACTCATATTAGAGTATCTGAGCATCAACCCCGCGCCGATCAACTTTAATACCACTCCCAGCAGAATAGCCCATTTGTAAACACCTGTTAACTTGATGATGAAAGCCGCAAGCAATCCAATGACAGCTGTCGCGACTGCTTGAGAGGCAGTGATATTTGTTGCCGCTTTCGCTGACTGATTGTTGACAATGACTATaaatgagaagaaatagGGCGCCCAGATATAGTAACTCAAGTAGAGGACGAATTGTATGATGCAACCAGCTGCAACGGTCCGATTCTTTGCCAACTTGAACGAAACGATTGGATGAGATGAAACATAAAGCTCATATATTATGAAAGCAATAAAGCAACATCCTCCAATAATAATCATTGATAGCTTAGCGGGCGATGTCCATGACTGAAAAGGATATGTGGAAAGCGTCATTGGAAGTAGAATAAGTGTTAAACTGGCTGTGAGGAGTAAATGTCCAATGACATCAAGGCGTGACCATAACGCAGATAAATTTTGGATGTCACTCTTTGTAGCATTTGCCTGGGGTGTATTACGCCGCCGTGAATATTGCCAAAGTGAAATTAACAGTGGCATTGATACAACCGGGAATATAATCGCCCTATTTGCGCATTAGCTTTTCTAATTGACACCAAGTAATCAAATTGTTGAGTCAGACCACATGCCGTATCCCCTTTAACATGTCAGCAAGCCCTTAGTTCGCCGTTCTTGGGGAGAGTTACCATCTCCATTCTGCAGGCACCATTGCGCTTACGATTGGAGCTCCAATCCAAGACGTAAATATTGTGGGACATAAGACGAGACTTCCGAGTATTGATCGATTTTCCAATGTAGTAATGTCGGCTATCAATATTTGTTGCAAGAATTGTATGCCGACCTGGCCAATTGTATAGAAGATTTGCCCTGCCGTCAGGCTTCCCAAGTTCTGTGAAGCTGCATTAATGGCAAAGCCAATCAAGATTGCCACGATCGATATGCTGAATGCTTCAAGAAGTCCCCATATATTCGCTGCTTTGGCCAAGGCTGGCTTAACAATTGCATATCTGGTTTGTAAGCAATGGGATTAAGGGTGGTCCAGAGGTTGTACGTACAAAATATACTGAACGGTACCGATGACGGATAACATAGAATGAGCATTGAACTCGGAAAGGGCATAAGGCTGGTAGGAAATAATGGTTTGCCCCGCAAGGCTCAAGGCGATTGCTAGAAGAAATAAGCCGGCCCAAATGAAAGAAAATAGAACTGGAAAAGGCTTTTCTTGAGCGTTGGTAGTCGAATCCTCCTCATTACTGCAGCGCTCGATGTTGGAAGAGTTATTTTGTGACGTtttggcggcatcttggcctgaTACTGAAGCCTGGGAAATATCAGTCTTTTCCATTGCTTGTGCGTAATACAAGTTATCGGGAAATGAGATTGCGATCCTCTTTCCCAGTATTTTATAAAGCGTTGATATAGGCTTCTTTATTTTACCGTGGATGCTGAATCCTGTGCCTATGGAGCGTCAAGGGGCGACTTTATAGTCTACAGCATGTCGGTCTTCGGAGTACTCAGGATCAAAATAATAGCAACATCAAGGAGCTAATTGAGACTTTTATCCGAAGTGGGTAACTGAAAGAATCTAGAAAGCTTTAGACGATAGATGTGTACTAATGTAGGCATACCTTCTGAACGGAAGCTGCTCATCCTCTCTAGTAGCTTTTAACAACTATTTTGCTACTTAGAAGTCATCTCGCCCTCTacagaaatgaaaaaaaattacaatCATTGTATTTGCTAGTAACTAAATACATCAATGGCAGTAGTCTCGCATCTTAAAAAGATCGCAAAGAAGGAAACTCGCTTTACAATGCGTCATGTTTACGAATTTGGTACTCAACTCATACGATCTGATAAGCCCAAAGTATGTCCGGTGCTAGTGCTAGACTCGGACATAATTGAACAACATTCTTCAGCTTCGGGTGTGCTAGGGGCCGCTTTTGATCATTGACATATCTTATCTGATGATCAAGGGCGTGTGCCCcactgcctctgcttctaGGTTTGGGTCTACTCCGAAGCTCTGGATTCGTTAGTATATTATGGCTTGTCGTATGTATATGTAAGTGGCAGAACGAATGTAACTCCTTATTCTcataaattatattaactgAAAAAAGTTTTCTTCTGCTAAAAGCTTTCCATTAAAGCGGTCTGTATTACGCACATTCGTCGGCAGGGTCTTATTTTTCTAACACCCCCCCACGACACTGCCTCGATTACACTGCTTGGGATTATGGGGCTCAAAGATAATCATATCATTCTCTTCTTAAGTTGACAATACTATTGTACTAAAACACTCCAATGGTCTCATTGGACCTATCCTGTGAGGCTAATGAAGGCCTTTCCTGCTAGCTTGGAAGCTGTGATGAAAGGAATGCATCTCATAAAGCTAGATTCAGGGAACTTATTGTTTCGCAGAGCTCTCTGAGCATATGGATcactcttccttcttcacaaACCTGCCTGTTGGCGGCAATAGTAACGTGTAGGTAAGGGCCGTCCAGCTCAGCCTCTCCTGATATGACTAGATCGTGCAAAGGTACCTCTTTTGTGGCATCGATATCTCGTGATAACACTCCTATTTGAACTCGTTGTTCGTTCATCTGACTATCAGGATGGTAGTCAAAATTCTGGTATGCTATGCAGCAACTATAGTTCGTCATTGCTTCTGGCCAGTCTGTGCAATTTTTCTTAATCTCGTCGAACCCTAGAGCCTCGAAAGACAAGCTACTGAGATACTGGTCCTGCATCTTGCGAAGCAACATTTTCCGGTCTGTATCCTGGTGTATGTAGGCGCGCACTGGTATTTCATTAGTGCAAGGACCAATGATGTTTTGGCACGTTACTGGCAGGCCTTGTCGTCCGGAGACAATTCGACCAAAGACCACATCGTTTGTTTTAGCTTCTTTTGATAGCACTATAGCACAGGCAGTGGTGAAAACTGTTGCAGGTGTGATACTGCTGTTTGCCTGGAGAGGGACGCTGATGACCTTTGATGCATGATAAGTCCCGGGAGATACGACTTGTTCTTGGTGAGCACTCCTGTTGACACCTCTTATGACAGCCATTGAAGCATCCTGTAGAAGACAACGCCAGAAATCATAGCCCTCTTTACGGCTGTCAGCTATATGCTGCATATACCGAGAGAATTGGGCCGATGGTGGAAGAATTCCGCCGCTATACAGAACATGAAGAGAGCGTACAATGTGCTCCAGGCTTAAACCGTCATACAAGGCATGCGACATTCGAAGTATTACTCGCAGTGACGATTTTTGCGCTTTCAGAATGGCAATGCGTATGAGTGGCTGTCCTAAGCGAATAGGCTGTTTGAGATCCATATCTAGGAATGCACGGGTTGCACTATTGATGTTTTCCTCTGTTTCAATTATCTCAATGGCCAGATCAAGATGCTTCAAGACGATTTGATAGAGTTCACCTGCCACTTCCAGGAATATCGTCCTGAAAATGTCGATTCGCTCGATTAGAGATTTACAAGCCGTCTCTAGACTTGAACAATCAGAATCTGATGGGAAATCAATGTAGAACGGCGTGGGGGTTCGTGGATGGCCCGTTGTAggattgaagaggaagagtcGTTGCATCTGCGTAGCAGGATAGATGTCTTGGATTGTGCCGTGAGAATACCCCAGCTGAGGTGAAATCTCATTTTCGATGAATGCTAGCGGATTTCCCATAGAGATTAGCTGGAACGAtgtgctgctgttggtctGTACACCGTTGGTCACTTCGTAGTTCTCCGACTGAATAAGCTCAATCTTTGCCGCCAGATGGAGGGGAACTGGTTGATCAAAGATATCTTTGACCGATACCGGTACACCTATTCGGCGGCTGATGCGTGAAGCGAGCTTCGTAGCCATTAGAGAATGCCCGCCAAGGTCAAAGAAGTGGTCGGTAATGCCAACGTCGATGCCGAGCACGTAAGAAAACTCCGCACACAGCACGGTTTCTATCTCATTACGAGGGGCCACTTGTGCAGACATCATCTGTTTCCCATTTCCACTGTACGACGATACAGGGATAGAGCCGCGTGAGGCTAATTCGCGACGTATGGTAGCCGCGAGATCGCCAATGACAGGTTGGTCAAATATGTCCTTCACAGATACGCGGGTATTCAGCCGACGGCCGATGCGCGCAGTGAGCTTTGTTGCCAAAAGAGAATGACCACCGAGTTTGAAAAAGTGATCGTTGATGCCGACTTGAATACCGAATACCTCTGCAAACTCCTTACACAACACGACCTCTATTTCGTTGAGTGGAAGCACCTGTTGAATCCTTTCTTGGGGCTTCTGAGCCATTACTTGAGCTCTTCGCGTAAGACTCTTTCTGTCAACCTTGCCATTGGCATTGAGAGGCATCTGGTCTATCAGCACAATGTGAGACGGAACCATATACGACGGAAGCAGTgactgcagctgctcgcgGATCTGTGATACGAATCGACGACTCTGTAGCCGCTGTAGCGGCCGGTTTGTAAGGCTGGCCGATGCTCGAACTTTGTTATCAGTCGGGAAGCGGATCAGAGCACGATCTCCCTTTTGGGTATGTAAATCATAGCGGTGGAAGACAGCATCCAATGCGCCATATTGAGACCATTGCCGTGCCGCACTGACCTCAACACGAAATCCGGCCTCTTCACCAAGCCGCACAAGATCCGTCGCGGAGAGAGATGAGCAGCTTTCGGCGTCAGCGTGGACGGCTGAGATCCACGCGGCACCGTCCAGCAGATTTTGAGTCTCACTCTCTCCACTTTCCTCGTCCAGAGAGTCAACTATATGTCGCTCGAATATTGTTTTTCTATACGGGATATTGCTAACGGCAACGGTCAGGGCATCCGTCGAGTCCTTCAGGAGGCTGAGAAGTG encodes:
- a CDS encoding uncharacterized protein (EggNog:ENOG41~antiSMASH:Cluster_2.4~SMCOG1072:dehydrogenase), producing the protein MAAAANKALNGHKLLVLLGVTGPPKILLKNTFQPEWISELKQLFSGLEIVTVEGCIWNTPAFEEKFPEKEWKDVTILVTGNALPAAHIAPKLEYVQIQSAGANHILQNPLFSSTDVALCTASGVHGPQIAEWVVTTFLAFQHQIPQYIDFQRQKTWHKLDDPVDDAVGQRVGIFGYGAIGRQIARVVKALGMDIHACNLHPRHTPESRKDETYTPAGLGDPEGVFPSKWFSADDTEGLHQFLSSGLDLLVITAPLTDRTRGIISRRELALLAKKKAFVSNIGRGEVIITDDLIDALEEGTIRGAALDVTDPEPLPDGHRLWNTKNLFISPHVSGNSSSYARRVFEVLKYNLIRMSEGKELTNKVDKSKGY